The Corvus moneduloides isolate bCorMon1 chromosome 5, bCorMon1.pri, whole genome shotgun sequence genome includes a region encoding these proteins:
- the EXOC1 gene encoding exocyst complex component 1 isoform X3, translating to MTAIKHALQRDIFTPNDERLLSIVNVCKAGKKKRNCFLCATVTTERPVQVNVVKVKKSDKGDFYKRQTAWALRDLAVVDAKDAVKESPEFDLHFDKVYKWVASSTVEKNTFISCIWKLNQRYLRKKIDFINVSSQLLEELPKVAEESVPSGENQSVAGGDEEAVDEYQELNAREEQDIEIMMEGCEYAISNAEAFAEKLSRELQVLDGANIQSIMASEKQVNILMKLLDEALKEVDQIELKLSSYEEMLQSVKEQMDQISESNHLIHLSNTNNVKLLSEIEFLVNHMDLAKGHIKALQEGDLTSSRGIEACTNAADALLQCMNVALRPGHDMLHAVKQQQQRFSDLREQFARRLASHLNSVFVQQFTQTLLQLYNRSSYHSVPGHDQSSTLAQHSAELTLPNHHPFHRDLLRYAKLMEWLKNTDYGKYEGLTKNYMDYLSRLYEREIKDFFEVAKIKMTGTTREGKKFGLHGSSGKLTGSTSSLNKLSVQSSGNRRSQSSSLLDMGNMSASDLDVADRTKFDKIFEQVLSELEPLCLAEQDFISKFFKLQQHQSTSGTTNEVEEMDGVAFSRSYTSGVPQTVSSEKDMIRQMMTKIFRCIEPELNNLIALGDKIDSFNSLYMLVKMSHHVWTAQNVDPASFLSTTLGNVLVTVKRNFDKCISNQMKQMDEVKISKKSKVGILPFVAEFEEFAGLAESIFKNAERRGDLDKAYIKLIRAVFDSVEKVANESQKTPRDVVMMENFHHIFATLSRLKISCLEAEKKEAKQKYTDHLQSYVIYSLGQPLEKLNHFFEGVEARVAQGIREEEVSYQLAFNKQELRKVIKEYPGKEVKKGLDNLYKKVDKHLCEEENLLQVVWHSMQDEFIRQYKHFEGLIARCYPGSGITMEFTIQDILDYCSSIAQSH from the exons GAGAGTCCTGAATTTGATTTGCATTTTGACAAAGTGTACAAATGGGTTGCAAGCAGCACAGTGGAAAAGAACACCTTCATTTCGTGTATCTGGAAACTCAATCAGAGATACCTTAGAAAGAAAATTGACTTTATTAATGTTAGTTCACAGCTGTTGGAAG AACTTCCTAAAGTTGCAGAAG AATCTGTTCCAAGTGGAGAGAATCAAAGTGTAGCAGGAGGTGATGAAGAAGCTGTGGATGAATACCAGGAGTTAAATGCAAGAGAGGAACAGGATATTGAAATAATGATGGAAGGGTGTGAATATGCTATTTCTAATGCTGAAGCCTTTGCAGAGAAGTTGTCAAGAGAGCTACAAGTGCTAGATGGG GCAAATATTCAGTCCATTATGGCCTCAGAGAAACAGGTGAATATCTTGATGAAGTTGTTGGATGAAGCTCTAAAGGAAGTTGACCAAATCGAGCTGAAGCTGAGCAGTTATGAAGAAATGCTTCAGAGTGTAAAAGAGCAGATGGATCAAATTTCGGAAAGCAACCACCTAATTCATCTCAGCAACACAAATAATGTTAAACTACTGTCAGAGATAGAGTTCTTAGTG AATCACATGGATCTGGCTAAGGGCCATATAAAGGCCCTTCAGGAGGGAGATCTGACATCTTCTCGAGGCATTGAGGCCTGCACTAATGCAGCAGATGCCCTTCTTCAGTGTATGAATGTAGCTCTTCGTCCAG GACATGATATGCTTCATgcagtgaagcagcagcagcagcggttTAGTGACTTGCGTGAGCAGTTTGCACGGAGACTCGCCAGTCATTTGAACAGCGTATTTGTTCAGCAG TTTACTCAGACCCTCCTTCAGCTCTATAACAGGTCCTCCTATCATTCAGTTCCA GGTCACGATCAGAGTTCCACTCTTGCCCAGCACTCTGCTGAATTGACATTACCCAATCATCATCCATTTCACAGAGATTTACTTCGATATGCTAAACTGATGGAGTGGCTCAAGAACACAGATTATGGAAAATATGAAGGGCTAACAAAG aattaTATGGATTATTTATCACGACTTtatgaaagggaaataaaagatttcTTTGAAGTTGCCAAGATCAAGATGACAGGCACaaccagagaaggaaaaaagtttg GTCTTCATGGAAGTTCTGGGAAATTGACCGGGTCTACTTCTAGTCTAAATAAACTCTCTGTTCAGAGTTCAGGAAACCGTAGGTCTCAGTCATCCTCATTGTTAGACATGGGAAACATGTCTGCCTCTGACCTGGATGTGGCTGACAGAACAAAATTTGATAAG ATTTTTGAGCAAGTATTAAGTGAACTAGAGCCTCTGTGTCTGGCGGAACAGGACTTCATTAGTAAATTTTTCAAACTGCAGCAACATCAGAGCACGTCTGGAACAACG AACGAAGTGGAGGAAATGGATGGAGTAGCTTTCTCTCGTTCGTACACTTCTGGTGTTCCACAAACAGTATCATCTGA GAAGGACATGATCCGACAAAtgatgacaaaaatatttcGTTGTATTGAACCTGAGCTGAATAACCTTATAGCACTGGGAGACAAGATTGATAGCTTTAATTCCCTTTATATGTTAGTTAAGATGAGTCATCATGTATGGACAGCACAAAATGTGGACCCTGCGTCCTTTCTCAGCACAACACTTGGAAATGTTTTGGTGACTGTCAAAAGGAACTTTGATAAGTGCATT agtAATCAGATGAAGCAGATGGATGAAGTAAAAATCTCAAAGAAGAGTAAAGTTGGGATCCTTCCATTTGTTGCTGAATTTGAAGAGTTTGCAGGCCTTGCTGAATCAATTTTCAAAAATGCAGAACGACGAGGAGATCTAGATAAAGCCTACATAAAACTTATTAGAGCTGTCTTTGACAGTG ttGAGAAAGTAGCTAATGAAAGCCAGAAGACACCCAGGGATGTGGTGATGATGGAGAACTTTCATCATATTTTTGCAACACTTTCTCGCTTGAAAATTTCTTGTCTGGAGGCTgagaaaaaagaagccaaacagAAATACACTGATCATCTTCAGTCTTATGTAATCTACTCACTTGGACAGCCTCTTGAGAAATTAAAT CATTTTTTTGAAGGTGTTGAAGCTCGTGTGGCACAAGGTATACGAGAAGAGGAAGTAAGCTATCAGCTGGCTTTTAATAAACAAGAGCTTCGTAAAGTTATAAAGGAATATCCCGGTAAAGAAGTGAAGAAGGGCTTGGATAATCTCTACAAGAAGGTAGATAAACATCtctgtgaagaagaaaacttaCTTCAG GTTGTGTGGCATTCCATGCAAGATGAATTTATACGACAATACAAGCACTTTGAAGGGCTGATAGCTCGCTGCTATCCTGGATCAGGAATTACTATGGAGTTCACTATACAGGATATTTTAGACTACTGCTCCAGTATTGCACAGTCCCATTAA
- the EXOC1 gene encoding exocyst complex component 1 isoform X5, whose translation MTAIKHALQRDIFTPNDERLLSIVNVCKAGKKKRNCFLCATVTTERPVQVNVVKVKKSDKGDFYKRQTAWALRDLAVVDAKDAVKESPEFDLHFDKVYKWVASSTVEKNTFISCIWKLNQRYLRKKIDFINVSSQLLEESVPSGENQSVAGGDEEAVDEYQELNAREEQDIEIMMEGCEYAISNAEAFAEKLSRELQVLDGANIQSIMASEKQVNILMKLLDEALKEVDQIELKLSSYEEMLQSVKEQMDQISESNHLIHLSNTNNVKLLSEIEFLVNHMDLAKGHIKALQEGDLTSSRGIEACTNAADALLQCMNVALRPGHDMLHAVKQQQQRFSDLREQFARRLASHLNSVFVQQFTQTLLQLYNRSSYHSVPGHDQSSTLAQHSAELTLPNHHPFHRDLLRYAKLMEWLKNTDYGKYEGLTKNYMDYLSRLYEREIKDFFEVAKIKMTGTTREGKKFGLHGSSGKLTGSTSSLNKLSVQSSGNRRSQSSSLLDMGNMSASDLDVADRTKFDKIFEQVLSELEPLCLAEQDFISKFFKLQQHQSTSGTTNEVEEMDGVAFSRSYTSGVPQTVSSEKDMIRQMMTKIFRCIEPELNNLIALGDKIDSFNSLYMLVKMSHHVWTAQNVDPASFLSTTLGNVLVTVKRNFDKCISNQMKQMDEVKISKKSKVGILPFVAEFEEFAGLAESIFKNAERRGDLDKAYIKLIRAVFDSVEKVANESQKTPRDVVMMENFHHIFATLSRLKISCLEAEKKEAKQKYTDHLQSYVIYSLGQPLEKLNHFFEGVEARVAQGIREEEVSYQLAFNKQELRKVIKEYPGKEVKKGLDNLYKKVDKHLCEEENLLQVVWHSMQDEFIRQYKHFEGLIARCYPGSGITMEFTIQDILDYCSSIAQSH comes from the exons GAGAGTCCTGAATTTGATTTGCATTTTGACAAAGTGTACAAATGGGTTGCAAGCAGCACAGTGGAAAAGAACACCTTCATTTCGTGTATCTGGAAACTCAATCAGAGATACCTTAGAAAGAAAATTGACTTTATTAATGTTAGTTCACAGCTGTTGGAAG AATCTGTTCCAAGTGGAGAGAATCAAAGTGTAGCAGGAGGTGATGAAGAAGCTGTGGATGAATACCAGGAGTTAAATGCAAGAGAGGAACAGGATATTGAAATAATGATGGAAGGGTGTGAATATGCTATTTCTAATGCTGAAGCCTTTGCAGAGAAGTTGTCAAGAGAGCTACAAGTGCTAGATGGG GCAAATATTCAGTCCATTATGGCCTCAGAGAAACAGGTGAATATCTTGATGAAGTTGTTGGATGAAGCTCTAAAGGAAGTTGACCAAATCGAGCTGAAGCTGAGCAGTTATGAAGAAATGCTTCAGAGTGTAAAAGAGCAGATGGATCAAATTTCGGAAAGCAACCACCTAATTCATCTCAGCAACACAAATAATGTTAAACTACTGTCAGAGATAGAGTTCTTAGTG AATCACATGGATCTGGCTAAGGGCCATATAAAGGCCCTTCAGGAGGGAGATCTGACATCTTCTCGAGGCATTGAGGCCTGCACTAATGCAGCAGATGCCCTTCTTCAGTGTATGAATGTAGCTCTTCGTCCAG GACATGATATGCTTCATgcagtgaagcagcagcagcagcggttTAGTGACTTGCGTGAGCAGTTTGCACGGAGACTCGCCAGTCATTTGAACAGCGTATTTGTTCAGCAG TTTACTCAGACCCTCCTTCAGCTCTATAACAGGTCCTCCTATCATTCAGTTCCA GGTCACGATCAGAGTTCCACTCTTGCCCAGCACTCTGCTGAATTGACATTACCCAATCATCATCCATTTCACAGAGATTTACTTCGATATGCTAAACTGATGGAGTGGCTCAAGAACACAGATTATGGAAAATATGAAGGGCTAACAAAG aattaTATGGATTATTTATCACGACTTtatgaaagggaaataaaagatttcTTTGAAGTTGCCAAGATCAAGATGACAGGCACaaccagagaaggaaaaaagtttg GTCTTCATGGAAGTTCTGGGAAATTGACCGGGTCTACTTCTAGTCTAAATAAACTCTCTGTTCAGAGTTCAGGAAACCGTAGGTCTCAGTCATCCTCATTGTTAGACATGGGAAACATGTCTGCCTCTGACCTGGATGTGGCTGACAGAACAAAATTTGATAAG ATTTTTGAGCAAGTATTAAGTGAACTAGAGCCTCTGTGTCTGGCGGAACAGGACTTCATTAGTAAATTTTTCAAACTGCAGCAACATCAGAGCACGTCTGGAACAACG AACGAAGTGGAGGAAATGGATGGAGTAGCTTTCTCTCGTTCGTACACTTCTGGTGTTCCACAAACAGTATCATCTGA GAAGGACATGATCCGACAAAtgatgacaaaaatatttcGTTGTATTGAACCTGAGCTGAATAACCTTATAGCACTGGGAGACAAGATTGATAGCTTTAATTCCCTTTATATGTTAGTTAAGATGAGTCATCATGTATGGACAGCACAAAATGTGGACCCTGCGTCCTTTCTCAGCACAACACTTGGAAATGTTTTGGTGACTGTCAAAAGGAACTTTGATAAGTGCATT agtAATCAGATGAAGCAGATGGATGAAGTAAAAATCTCAAAGAAGAGTAAAGTTGGGATCCTTCCATTTGTTGCTGAATTTGAAGAGTTTGCAGGCCTTGCTGAATCAATTTTCAAAAATGCAGAACGACGAGGAGATCTAGATAAAGCCTACATAAAACTTATTAGAGCTGTCTTTGACAGTG ttGAGAAAGTAGCTAATGAAAGCCAGAAGACACCCAGGGATGTGGTGATGATGGAGAACTTTCATCATATTTTTGCAACACTTTCTCGCTTGAAAATTTCTTGTCTGGAGGCTgagaaaaaagaagccaaacagAAATACACTGATCATCTTCAGTCTTATGTAATCTACTCACTTGGACAGCCTCTTGAGAAATTAAAT CATTTTTTTGAAGGTGTTGAAGCTCGTGTGGCACAAGGTATACGAGAAGAGGAAGTAAGCTATCAGCTGGCTTTTAATAAACAAGAGCTTCGTAAAGTTATAAAGGAATATCCCGGTAAAGAAGTGAAGAAGGGCTTGGATAATCTCTACAAGAAGGTAGATAAACATCtctgtgaagaagaaaacttaCTTCAG GTTGTGTGGCATTCCATGCAAGATGAATTTATACGACAATACAAGCACTTTGAAGGGCTGATAGCTCGCTGCTATCCTGGATCAGGAATTACTATGGAGTTCACTATACAGGATATTTTAGACTACTGCTCCAGTATTGCACAGTCCCATTAA
- the EXOC1 gene encoding exocyst complex component 1 isoform X2 codes for MTAIKHALQRDIFTPNDERLLSIVNVCKAGKKKRNCFLCATVTTERPVQVNVVKVKKSDKGDFYKRQTAWALRDLAVVDAKDAVKESPEFDLHFDKVYKWVASSTVEKNTFISCIWKLNQRYLRKKIDFINVSSQLLEESVPSGENQSVAGGDEEAVDEYQELNAREEQDIEIMMEGCEYAISNAEAFAEKLSRELQVLDGANIQSIMASEKQVNILMKLLDEALKEVDQIELKLSSYEEMLQSVKEQMDQISESNHLIHLSNTNNVKLLSEIEFLVNHMDLAKGHIKALQEGDLTSSRGIEACTNAADALLQCMNVALRPGHDMLHAVKQQQQRFSDLREQFARRLASHLNSVFVQQFTQTLLQLYNRSSYHSVPGHDQSSTLAQHSAELTLPNHHPFHRDLLRYAKLMEWLKNTDYGKYEGLTKNYMDYLSRLYEREIKDFFEVAKIKMTGTTREGKKFATLPRKESAVKQETESLHGSSGKLTGSTSSLNKLSVQSSGNRRSQSSSLLDMGNMSASDLDVADRTKFDKIFEQVLSELEPLCLAEQDFISKFFKLQQHQSTSGTTNEVEEMDGVAFSRSYTSGVPQTVSSEKDMIRQMMTKIFRCIEPELNNLIALGDKIDSFNSLYMLVKMSHHVWTAQNVDPASFLSTTLGNVLVTVKRNFDKCISNQMKQMDEVKISKKSKVGILPFVAEFEEFAGLAESIFKNAERRGDLDKAYIKLIRAVFDSVEKVANESQKTPRDVVMMENFHHIFATLSRLKISCLEAEKKEAKQKYTDHLQSYVIYSLGQPLEKLNHFFEGVEARVAQGIREEEVSYQLAFNKQELRKVIKEYPGKEVKKGLDNLYKKVDKHLCEEENLLQVVWHSMQDEFIRQYKHFEGLIARCYPGSGITMEFTIQDILDYCSSIAQSH; via the exons GAGAGTCCTGAATTTGATTTGCATTTTGACAAAGTGTACAAATGGGTTGCAAGCAGCACAGTGGAAAAGAACACCTTCATTTCGTGTATCTGGAAACTCAATCAGAGATACCTTAGAAAGAAAATTGACTTTATTAATGTTAGTTCACAGCTGTTGGAAG AATCTGTTCCAAGTGGAGAGAATCAAAGTGTAGCAGGAGGTGATGAAGAAGCTGTGGATGAATACCAGGAGTTAAATGCAAGAGAGGAACAGGATATTGAAATAATGATGGAAGGGTGTGAATATGCTATTTCTAATGCTGAAGCCTTTGCAGAGAAGTTGTCAAGAGAGCTACAAGTGCTAGATGGG GCAAATATTCAGTCCATTATGGCCTCAGAGAAACAGGTGAATATCTTGATGAAGTTGTTGGATGAAGCTCTAAAGGAAGTTGACCAAATCGAGCTGAAGCTGAGCAGTTATGAAGAAATGCTTCAGAGTGTAAAAGAGCAGATGGATCAAATTTCGGAAAGCAACCACCTAATTCATCTCAGCAACACAAATAATGTTAAACTACTGTCAGAGATAGAGTTCTTAGTG AATCACATGGATCTGGCTAAGGGCCATATAAAGGCCCTTCAGGAGGGAGATCTGACATCTTCTCGAGGCATTGAGGCCTGCACTAATGCAGCAGATGCCCTTCTTCAGTGTATGAATGTAGCTCTTCGTCCAG GACATGATATGCTTCATgcagtgaagcagcagcagcagcggttTAGTGACTTGCGTGAGCAGTTTGCACGGAGACTCGCCAGTCATTTGAACAGCGTATTTGTTCAGCAG TTTACTCAGACCCTCCTTCAGCTCTATAACAGGTCCTCCTATCATTCAGTTCCA GGTCACGATCAGAGTTCCACTCTTGCCCAGCACTCTGCTGAATTGACATTACCCAATCATCATCCATTTCACAGAGATTTACTTCGATATGCTAAACTGATGGAGTGGCTCAAGAACACAGATTATGGAAAATATGAAGGGCTAACAAAG aattaTATGGATTATTTATCACGACTTtatgaaagggaaataaaagatttcTTTGAAGTTGCCAAGATCAAGATGACAGGCACaaccagagaaggaaaaaagtttg CTACACTGCCTCGAAAAGAAAGTGCTGTCAAACAGGAAACTGAGA GTCTTCATGGAAGTTCTGGGAAATTGACCGGGTCTACTTCTAGTCTAAATAAACTCTCTGTTCAGAGTTCAGGAAACCGTAGGTCTCAGTCATCCTCATTGTTAGACATGGGAAACATGTCTGCCTCTGACCTGGATGTGGCTGACAGAACAAAATTTGATAAG ATTTTTGAGCAAGTATTAAGTGAACTAGAGCCTCTGTGTCTGGCGGAACAGGACTTCATTAGTAAATTTTTCAAACTGCAGCAACATCAGAGCACGTCTGGAACAACG AACGAAGTGGAGGAAATGGATGGAGTAGCTTTCTCTCGTTCGTACACTTCTGGTGTTCCACAAACAGTATCATCTGA GAAGGACATGATCCGACAAAtgatgacaaaaatatttcGTTGTATTGAACCTGAGCTGAATAACCTTATAGCACTGGGAGACAAGATTGATAGCTTTAATTCCCTTTATATGTTAGTTAAGATGAGTCATCATGTATGGACAGCACAAAATGTGGACCCTGCGTCCTTTCTCAGCACAACACTTGGAAATGTTTTGGTGACTGTCAAAAGGAACTTTGATAAGTGCATT agtAATCAGATGAAGCAGATGGATGAAGTAAAAATCTCAAAGAAGAGTAAAGTTGGGATCCTTCCATTTGTTGCTGAATTTGAAGAGTTTGCAGGCCTTGCTGAATCAATTTTCAAAAATGCAGAACGACGAGGAGATCTAGATAAAGCCTACATAAAACTTATTAGAGCTGTCTTTGACAGTG ttGAGAAAGTAGCTAATGAAAGCCAGAAGACACCCAGGGATGTGGTGATGATGGAGAACTTTCATCATATTTTTGCAACACTTTCTCGCTTGAAAATTTCTTGTCTGGAGGCTgagaaaaaagaagccaaacagAAATACACTGATCATCTTCAGTCTTATGTAATCTACTCACTTGGACAGCCTCTTGAGAAATTAAAT CATTTTTTTGAAGGTGTTGAAGCTCGTGTGGCACAAGGTATACGAGAAGAGGAAGTAAGCTATCAGCTGGCTTTTAATAAACAAGAGCTTCGTAAAGTTATAAAGGAATATCCCGGTAAAGAAGTGAAGAAGGGCTTGGATAATCTCTACAAGAAGGTAGATAAACATCtctgtgaagaagaaaacttaCTTCAG GTTGTGTGGCATTCCATGCAAGATGAATTTATACGACAATACAAGCACTTTGAAGGGCTGATAGCTCGCTGCTATCCTGGATCAGGAATTACTATGGAGTTCACTATACAGGATATTTTAGACTACTGCTCCAGTATTGCACAGTCCCATTAA
- the EXOC1 gene encoding exocyst complex component 1 isoform X7 gives MTAIKHALQRDIFTPNDERLLSIVNVCKAGKKKRNCFLCATVTTERPVQVNVVKVKKSDKGDFYKRQTAWALRDLAVVDAKDAVKESPEFDLHFDKVYKWVASSTVEKNTFISCIWKLNQRYLRKKIDFINVSSQLLEELPKVAEESVPSGENQSVAGGDEEAVDEYQELNAREEQDIEIMMEGCEYAISNAEAFAEKLSRELQVLDGANIQSIMASEKQVNILMKLLDEALKEVDQIELKLSSYEEMLQSVKEQMDQISESNHLIHLSNTNNVKLLSEIEFLVNHMDLAKGHIKALQEGDLTSSRGIEACTNAADALLQCMNVALRPGHDMLHAVKQQQQRFSDLREQFARRLASHLNSVFVQQGHDQSSTLAQHSAELTLPNHHPFHRDLLRYAKLMEWLKNTDYGKYEGLTKNYMDYLSRLYEREIKDFFEVAKIKMTGTTREGKKFGLHGSSGKLTGSTSSLNKLSVQSSGNRRSQSSSLLDMGNMSASDLDVADRTKFDKIFEQVLSELEPLCLAEQDFISKFFKLQQHQSTSGTTNEVEEMDGVAFSRSYTSGVPQTVSSEKDMIRQMMTKIFRCIEPELNNLIALGDKIDSFNSLYMLVKMSHHVWTAQNVDPASFLSTTLGNVLVTVKRNFDKCISNQMKQMDEVKISKKSKVGILPFVAEFEEFAGLAESIFKNAERRGDLDKAYIKLIRAVFDSVEKVANESQKTPRDVVMMENFHHIFATLSRLKISCLEAEKKEAKQKYTDHLQSYVIYSLGQPLEKLNHFFEGVEARVAQGIREEEVSYQLAFNKQELRKVIKEYPGKEVKKGLDNLYKKVDKHLCEEENLLQVVWHSMQDEFIRQYKHFEGLIARCYPGSGITMEFTIQDILDYCSSIAQSH, from the exons GAGAGTCCTGAATTTGATTTGCATTTTGACAAAGTGTACAAATGGGTTGCAAGCAGCACAGTGGAAAAGAACACCTTCATTTCGTGTATCTGGAAACTCAATCAGAGATACCTTAGAAAGAAAATTGACTTTATTAATGTTAGTTCACAGCTGTTGGAAG AACTTCCTAAAGTTGCAGAAG AATCTGTTCCAAGTGGAGAGAATCAAAGTGTAGCAGGAGGTGATGAAGAAGCTGTGGATGAATACCAGGAGTTAAATGCAAGAGAGGAACAGGATATTGAAATAATGATGGAAGGGTGTGAATATGCTATTTCTAATGCTGAAGCCTTTGCAGAGAAGTTGTCAAGAGAGCTACAAGTGCTAGATGGG GCAAATATTCAGTCCATTATGGCCTCAGAGAAACAGGTGAATATCTTGATGAAGTTGTTGGATGAAGCTCTAAAGGAAGTTGACCAAATCGAGCTGAAGCTGAGCAGTTATGAAGAAATGCTTCAGAGTGTAAAAGAGCAGATGGATCAAATTTCGGAAAGCAACCACCTAATTCATCTCAGCAACACAAATAATGTTAAACTACTGTCAGAGATAGAGTTCTTAGTG AATCACATGGATCTGGCTAAGGGCCATATAAAGGCCCTTCAGGAGGGAGATCTGACATCTTCTCGAGGCATTGAGGCCTGCACTAATGCAGCAGATGCCCTTCTTCAGTGTATGAATGTAGCTCTTCGTCCAG GACATGATATGCTTCATgcagtgaagcagcagcagcagcggttTAGTGACTTGCGTGAGCAGTTTGCACGGAGACTCGCCAGTCATTTGAACAGCGTATTTGTTCAGCAG GGTCACGATCAGAGTTCCACTCTTGCCCAGCACTCTGCTGAATTGACATTACCCAATCATCATCCATTTCACAGAGATTTACTTCGATATGCTAAACTGATGGAGTGGCTCAAGAACACAGATTATGGAAAATATGAAGGGCTAACAAAG aattaTATGGATTATTTATCACGACTTtatgaaagggaaataaaagatttcTTTGAAGTTGCCAAGATCAAGATGACAGGCACaaccagagaaggaaaaaagtttg GTCTTCATGGAAGTTCTGGGAAATTGACCGGGTCTACTTCTAGTCTAAATAAACTCTCTGTTCAGAGTTCAGGAAACCGTAGGTCTCAGTCATCCTCATTGTTAGACATGGGAAACATGTCTGCCTCTGACCTGGATGTGGCTGACAGAACAAAATTTGATAAG ATTTTTGAGCAAGTATTAAGTGAACTAGAGCCTCTGTGTCTGGCGGAACAGGACTTCATTAGTAAATTTTTCAAACTGCAGCAACATCAGAGCACGTCTGGAACAACG AACGAAGTGGAGGAAATGGATGGAGTAGCTTTCTCTCGTTCGTACACTTCTGGTGTTCCACAAACAGTATCATCTGA GAAGGACATGATCCGACAAAtgatgacaaaaatatttcGTTGTATTGAACCTGAGCTGAATAACCTTATAGCACTGGGAGACAAGATTGATAGCTTTAATTCCCTTTATATGTTAGTTAAGATGAGTCATCATGTATGGACAGCACAAAATGTGGACCCTGCGTCCTTTCTCAGCACAACACTTGGAAATGTTTTGGTGACTGTCAAAAGGAACTTTGATAAGTGCATT agtAATCAGATGAAGCAGATGGATGAAGTAAAAATCTCAAAGAAGAGTAAAGTTGGGATCCTTCCATTTGTTGCTGAATTTGAAGAGTTTGCAGGCCTTGCTGAATCAATTTTCAAAAATGCAGAACGACGAGGAGATCTAGATAAAGCCTACATAAAACTTATTAGAGCTGTCTTTGACAGTG ttGAGAAAGTAGCTAATGAAAGCCAGAAGACACCCAGGGATGTGGTGATGATGGAGAACTTTCATCATATTTTTGCAACACTTTCTCGCTTGAAAATTTCTTGTCTGGAGGCTgagaaaaaagaagccaaacagAAATACACTGATCATCTTCAGTCTTATGTAATCTACTCACTTGGACAGCCTCTTGAGAAATTAAAT CATTTTTTTGAAGGTGTTGAAGCTCGTGTGGCACAAGGTATACGAGAAGAGGAAGTAAGCTATCAGCTGGCTTTTAATAAACAAGAGCTTCGTAAAGTTATAAAGGAATATCCCGGTAAAGAAGTGAAGAAGGGCTTGGATAATCTCTACAAGAAGGTAGATAAACATCtctgtgaagaagaaaacttaCTTCAG GTTGTGTGGCATTCCATGCAAGATGAATTTATACGACAATACAAGCACTTTGAAGGGCTGATAGCTCGCTGCTATCCTGGATCAGGAATTACTATGGAGTTCACTATACAGGATATTTTAGACTACTGCTCCAGTATTGCACAGTCCCATTAA